One part of the Nematostella vectensis chromosome 8, jaNemVect1.1, whole genome shotgun sequence genome encodes these proteins:
- the LOC5519321 gene encoding sulfiredoxin-1-like, with translation MFIHGYPTFIAVFISLEMHLRSSQASLMSRQLSDRSRSVHSAGIAEVHEVPFHVIIRPIPSVLDEDKVLSLVETLKGSNTKFLVPPIDVLWIKGRLGGDYFYSFGGCHRYEAYRRLGVPSIPCKVIPSTVENLRVYLGSSIPDLK, from the exons ATGTTTATACATGGCTACCCAACATTTATAGCGGTTTTTATTTCCCTTGAAATGCATTTGAGGAGCTCTCAGGCCAGTTTGATGTCACGACAACTGTCGGACAGAAGCCGAAGCGTGCATTCTGCCGGCATCGCGGAAGTTCACGAAGTCCCATTTCACGTAATAATACGACCGATTCCATCTGTTCTAGACGAAGACAAAGTATTGTCCCTAGTTGAAACACTCAAG GGTTCCAACACAAAATTCCTAGTTCCTCCTATTGATGTTCTGTGGATCAAGGGACGTCTTGGAGGAGATTACTTCTATTCTTTTGGTGGCTGTCATAGGTATGAAGCATACAGAAGGCTTGGTGTGCCATCAATTCCATGCAAGGTCATTCCTTCTACTGTTGAGAATTTGAGAGTCTACTTGGGTTCATCAATCCCAGATCTCAAGTAA
- the LOC5519324 gene encoding uncharacterized protein LOC5519324, which translates to MESSSARRNLFTECFTSGSSKDDKDRKHSPVVVELIEDNLPHENESSEKIESLEEFFQGDSTLKEPVQKILIIGLELAKEIQKLIDEASSGLNIKHAACLPSEVPAFCNTERFGLLLVDVRCAKEERCLQKICSNVRYDSRSLNNTTSIIGITPADYTGEDLSSQGLNDTLQLPLKVSDITQLLLKWAEQSSCKGMPLTPESPEDEVITARKAAEIIKETEEQAMLVAHVQSCEQIRRDQEQPTGLQHESSMNPSLMCTQAFSDYSHQSNMMTSNTSIKDTSATQPLQDPSKTQSTGYGPRIPGSITAPCPSYRSASPSMSYATQAHCASHLQNSLPYPGCSSQRAMESFPGQHMELRQLNQAMHPYSSGMSSSIPCRPVLRHPFASSVAGGKILERRGNPPPVADNLHSYSAGKMQSVGTPAYIVSGTPGSKDMKITLVEDDLTKHSSKERIRRERIKESCDQLRFLLPNVTGKKTDMASILEMTVKFVRLVNERIPPPVMEEIARKLSPASTSQSRKRSHRDHQNTKQARMRISQQVQEERAVSPMLTDDPMRTARAQALVSSPGPLYLPHMHMGPGQHLMSHQSGYGYLQPQVVNYNNGCGSDPMSKDFTPMQTSVITYGNSMPHVIQPESDVNTFHHGQRLSATPLTVNTSNLDSPQQWNFLKLPPINTISPSNSSVDLSASSLSSLD; encoded by the exons ATGGAGTCTTCGTCAGCTCGTAGAAATTTATTCACAGAGTGTTTTACGAGCGGCTCTTCGAAGGACGACAAAGATAGGAAACATTCGCCAGTTGTTGTAGAGCTAATAGAGGACAATTTACCGCATGAAAACGAGAGTTCAGAAAAAATTGAATCCCTAGAAGAGTTCTTTCAAGGGGACTCAACACTAAAG GAACCTGTTCAGAAAATACTTATTATTGGCTTGGAATTAGCGAAAGAAATCCAGAAACTTATAGACGAGGCTTCGTCTGGGTTGAATATAAAACACGCTGCATGCTTGCCAAGCGAAGTTCCGGCGTTCTGCAACACCGAGAGATTTGGACTTCTTTTGGTAGATGTTCGTTGCGCTAAGGAGGAGAGATGTCTTCAAAAGATTTGCTCCAATGTAAG ATACGACTCAAGATCTCTGAACAACACCACCTCTATTATTGGTATAACACCTGCTGACTACACAG gAGAAGACCTAAGTTCCCAGGGTCTGAATGATACCCTACAACTGCCATTAAAAGTGAGTGACATCACTCAGCTCCTTCTTAAATGGGCAGAACAAAGCTCATGTAAAG GGATGCCTCTGACTCCAGAGAGTCCTGAAGATGAGGTTATCACTGCTCGTAAGGCAGCAGAAATAATAAAGGAGACAGAGGAACAGGCTATGCTGGTGGCCCATGTGCAGAGTTGTGAGCAGATTCGAAG AGACCAAGAGCAACCCACAGGACTTCAGCATGAATCAAGCATGAATCCCAGCCTTATGTGTACCCAAGCCTTCTCAGATTATAGTCACCAGTCAAACATGATGACTTCAAACACATCTATCAAAGACACTTCTGCAACACAACCATTACAAGACCCTTCTAAAACACAATCAACAGGTTATGGGCCCAGAATTCCTGGATCCATCACAGCACCATGCCCTAGCTATAGATCAGCTTCCCCTTCAATGAGTTATGCAACTCAGGCTCATTGTGCAAGCCACTTGCAGAATAGTTTACCATATCCTGGATGCAGCTCCCAACGTGCCATGGAATCTTTTCCAGGTCAGCACATGGAATTGCGACAACTTAATCAAGCAATGCACCCATACAGCAGTGGTATGTCATCATCAATACCATGCCGTCCAGTTCTGCGACATCCGTTTGCATCCTCAGTGGCTGGTGGTAAGATACTTGAGAGGAGAGGCAACCCGCCCCCTGTTGCTGACAACTTGCATTCATACTCTGCTGGAAAGATGCAATCAGTGGGAACGCCAGCATATATTGTGAGTGGTACCCCTGGATCCAAGGATATGAAGATAACACTCGTTGAAGACGATTTGACAAAGCATAGTTCAAAGGAGAGGATAAGAAG GGAAAGGATAAAGGAGAGTTGTGACCAGCTCCGCTTCCTTCTTCCCAATGTTACAGGCAAGAAGACAGACATGGCATCT atACTGGAGATGACAGTGAAGTTTGTTCGGCTGGTGAACGAAAGGATACCGCCCCCAGTCATGGAGGAG ATTGCCCGTAAACTGTCACCAGCTTCAACATCACAATCCAGAAAGAGAAGTCACCGAGACCatcaaaacacaaagcaagcTAGAATGAG AATATCCCAACAAGTTCAAGAAGAAAGGGCTGTGTCCCCCATGCTAACTGATGACCCTATGCGGACTGCTCGGGCCCAAGCTTTGGTGTCAAGCCCAGGCCCATTATATTTGCCACATATGCATATGGGTCCAGGACAGCATTTGATGTCCCATCAAAGTGGATATGGATACCTACAGCCTCAAGTAGTAAATTATAACAATGGGTGTGGAAGTGACCCAATGTCCAAAGACTTCACCCCCATGCAGACAAGTGTCATCACGTATGGCAATAGTATGCCACATGTTATACAGCCTGAGAGTGACGTCAACACCTTCCACCATGGGCAACGTCTTAGTGCCACACCTTTGACTGTAAACACCTCAAATCTGGATTCACCACAGCAATGGAATTTCCTGAAGTTGCCGCCAATTAACACCATATCACCTAGCAACAGCAGCGTTGACCTGAGCGCCAGTAGCCTCAGTAGTCTCGACTAG